The Capsicum annuum cultivar UCD-10X-F1 chromosome 3, UCD10Xv1.1, whole genome shotgun sequence genomic sequence TGGTCGAATTAGGATAcaaaaattgaacactaaataaGTAAGGGAAAAAAAAAGTCCCCACAAGATGAAAACACAGTCCCCTTACTATGAAAAATTTTCACCAGCCAATTACAAGAATGCTTGCTCAGCTGCTGCAGACACCTCCTTCCCTTTGTGTGACTATTATGCAGACACCTCCTACCCATTCCTCATTTTATTCCCCTTCCTTAAACCCTAACCACTAATCAATGCGTCTTTCACCATAAATCCTTAAGCATCGCCATgctcaaagtgaggctcaaggcCAGCCAATTTCTGGCCACTATGTATTCCACTTCTCTTCAATTCAACTTTCGAACTAACCCTTTTCTAATACCTCAAAGACGTTGCCTTCATCCAAGTATTGGATTCTTTTGTTCAGCTAAAGCCCCTTCGTCGACGTCTGTCGTGTTGAGGCGGAAAAGACGTGgtctttcttcctcttcttcttcttcttatccttCTCCGTATTTTTATCAGCAGAATTTGGGGTATGGACGGTTTGCTTATGATGAATGCGAGTCTGACTCTGAGTCTGATCGAGATACTGAGTCGTCTAAGCAATTGGTGAGTCTGCTACCACTTTTAATTAACATTCATTTTGTTTCTAGGGTTCTAGTACGGTAGTAAAAAATTCTACCTTGATGTTCGGGGCGGAGAATTGGTAAGTGTATTTGGTTGGACTAATTCAAAATCTGCTACTTCTGCAGTTCTGTTGGCATTGATTCAACCATTTTCCGTTAGCATTTACTCCCTTGGTTTCAATTTGATTGCCCTATTTTGACTTTACgcagagtttaagaaagtaaaaaggaCTTTTCAATCTCGTGGTCTTTAATTAAGATATGCAGCAGAATGTATCAAAATGTTCTTTATTcctgtggtcttaaacatgcgagatagaaaactgaaattaaagagttgctaaaaagggaaagagactttctttttgaaatagactaaaaaggaaagtaggagTGTAGGACACACAAATTGAAACAGAAGGAGTAATTTTTGGGGACTTATATTCCTCTGTAATCTTATCAGACTGGGCAGTTGTTTTTGAGTTGGGAAAAGTCTTCTTGTGTTCATTTAAATTTAAAAGCTcgtacatttttttcttttcaaagaaaaagaaagcttATCCTTTCTCACTTTCATATGTTGTCAACTCTAGGGTGAATCTACCCTTCATAACATCGAAGAATGGAGGTGGAAGTTAAGCATGCTAATGCGCAAAAAGGATAACCAAGAAGTGGTCTCAAGGGAAAAAAAGGACCGCCGTGATTTTGAGCATATATCAGCTGTGGCAACTAGAATGGGTTTACACTGGTATATCAAATTTCCTTAACATTTACTTTAGTTTCCGACAATGGTTGGTCAGAAAGAAGGATGCTCAGTTCTTTTTCTATGTTCACTTTGTTGTGAGTTGCTTAAATcctaatatatttatatattttgatgcaGCCGCCAGTATGAGAAAGCAGTTGTGTGTAGCAAAGTGCCATTGCCAAATTATAGGCCAGATTTGGATGTTAAGCGTCCACAGAGAGAGGTAACTAAGTTAACATGAAGTTTTTTGTCTGGCTGTCTGTTCTGTATGCATCATTCTTTTTTCAGTACGTTCTTCAATTGATGCATCTTGCTTGATTTTTTAGGTAGTGTTACCTTATGGATTACAAAGTAGGGTAGGTGATCTTCTTGAAGCACATCTTTCTAAAAAGTCAACAAACAAGGAAAACCTTGCACATAATGCTTCACTGAGAGGAAGTAATGGCAACAATTCTCCCAATGATAAAGAACTTTATGAGAATGAGAAGCCATTTGCTCGAAGTGTTGTTGCGGAGAGAATTCTCAAGCGAAGGAGCTTGGAGATGCGTAACAAACAAGAAGATTGGGAggtaatattcaatcttttgccATATTGTTGCAACTAACACTTGTTTCATTTCTAGGCTTTTTGTTTGCCTCATGGTGCACAATTGTTATCTGTATGTTGTACTTGTTCAGACCTTATTTCTCCTTTCAGTTGGACCATGTTGGGCTTCtgtcttcttcttctctcttcaaAATGTTTGGATCTTGCAACCTTGAAAATTTTTGGTGTTGTTAACATAAAAAAATGTCTAATGGCTTGGCACTTTAATGGATCCCAGTGAAGCCTCAAGAGGTAAATGGTAACTTTATTAAGAGGGATAAAGTAATTCAACCATATTCCAGGAGACTTGGCCTTGTATTGTAATTCAGCTGCTTCCCAGATATTTCCGCTTTTTATTTTTCACTACCATGTCTCTATGCCAAGTATTAAGTGTTTTTGGGATAGCTGATCATTTTGTAAAATCACATTACTGCTTCTTGGATGTTGAATTACTCGAAAGAGTCAAAACTCTCTTGACTCATTTAAAATGGCCAGAGGGTTCCTGTTCTTCCAGAACTGCTTTCACATTACAGCATTTAACTTCTTTGGTCTTTTGCAGTTGCACCCATTACACATGTTTATGGTATTCATTCTAAATTATTGATTTGGAGTGGGAGGTTCAAGTGGTCTTATGACTATTTTTGTATTCCATACATGCGAACTGCATAAATATATCCCATTCTGGTCGAGCTTGATGACCAGTGTAAGTGTAATCCCATAAGCGGGGCCTGGGGAGGGTAGTGTGTACATAGACCTTACCCTTACGTTGGgcggtagaaaggttgtttctcaTAGACCCTCAGTTTAAGGACCATTCTGGTTGAGTTCTACCTGCTTTAAACATTCCTCCATGCTCAATGTGATTCCCTGTCCTCCATCCTTTCTTCGTTCCtacaagtaaaaacaaaaatgcacaataatttttttttttttttgataaccgtggtgtccgggccagctttcgcgcaccttgactaattccacgcgatacctgccacctcccacctcCCACCAACACTATGTACTAGGTAACTTTGTCCACCATGGCTAGAACAAATGGGAAGAAATCTCCTAGTGTTGTTTGtttgggaattgaacctgagacctcacgatgctcaacccaactccattgaaccactaggccacacccctGGGTGCAAATTCACAATAATTTATATCACAAAAGGACAGagcaaaaaatgacaaaatacaTAATAACCAAACCGtgaacaactacaacaacaacatactaagTGTAtgcccacaaagtggggtctggggaaggtaaagtgtatgcagtccacaCCAAACCGTGAACAACTGTTACGGCAAATTTGGTTCTGTAAAGTTAGTGCTGAAGAAAATGGATGGTCGATGTATTTTTCTTCTTAATGAATTAATTAAGTTCACTTGATAGTTAGATGAAGGTAATTAAGTTTACGTGATATTTGGCAGGTAATTTTACTTTTGTCAAAGGTTTTAGAagtttattcttagttatttgaTGGTAAGTGGGTATCTGTATACCAGTGGATGCTTGATCTGAAGTTATCAGTAATATACTTGTAAATTTTTTGTAAAAGGTAACTATCAAGCTGTCTCTTGAATGTGTACTGCAACAAAACAACTTGCCTTGTGCAGTATCCTAAATATCAATTTGACAGACAGCCATCTTTTGTAGGAATCTCCAGAAGGCCAGAAGATGCGAGAACTTCGAAGAAATCTTCCTGCATATAAAGAGAGAGAGGCATTGCTTAGAGCCATTTCTGAGAATCAGGTTATTGCATTTCTGTTGACTTGTTCGCTTGTATCGATTGGCTGTTGCTGTATTTTTAGATGGAATAATAGTAGGCCTTCCTTCAAAGACTTCTTATTTTGCTTGATTTTAGTCTTCCACTTTCAATTTTGAGTGACCAATAAATCAATCACAATCATGCACAATTGTGGTGACTTTATGTGTGGACATTGTAGCATAGTGGAAATAGGCAAATAGCCATAAAGAAATTCCTACATGGGCGCTAACCTGCCTATCTGATAGtctagttctttttttttttaaaatatcaatagagtGGAAGAGTATTTATGTGTTGAGGAATAATTTAATCTAATTGACGCTTGCTTTCCTATCATTAGCATAATGGTTCACATGAAGAATGTCCTGACCGAAATTAGTTGTGCAGGTGGTGGTCGTCTCTGGGGAAACTGGGTGTGGTAAGACTACCCAATTGCCTCAGTATATTTTAGAAGCTGAGATAGAAGCTGCTCATGGAGCTACGTGCAATATTATTTGCACTCAACCAAGGAGGATATCTGCTATGGCTGTGGCTGAAAGAGTTGCTGCAGAGCGTGGGGAGAATCTGGGAGAATCTGtgagtttttggatttttctatatCTTATATATGTGTTGCAATGGGATCATAAAATGGTATTTTTCTGGTTATTTTCTCCGTTTTTGTAGGTGGGCTATAAGGTTCGGCTTGAGGGCATGAGAGGGAGAGATACCCGCCTCTTATTTTGCACCACTGGTATTCTTCTGAGGAGATTACTGGTTGATAGAAAATTGGAAGGTGTCACCCACGTTATTGTAGATGAGATTCATGAGCGTGGAATGAATGAAGGTATCTGCTCACCTGGCATtgttgcatttatttttttattctaaactCTTGTACCTCAATTTGCTGACAATAGTTTGTCTATCCTTTCAGATTTCCTTTTAATTGTCCTTAAAGATCTCCTTCCCCGACGACCTGAATTGAGGCTGATTTTGATGAGTGCTACACTTAATGCTGAGCTCTTCTCTTCCTATTTTGGTGGTGCTCCAATGATCCATATTCCTGTAAGTTGAAGGTTTAAAACATTGTCTGCCATGATGCAGGCTTTTAACTCATGTGATACCTGCTCAAATGCTGACAGCCTGATACCCTTTTTGcagccaaaaagaaaaagaaaaagatataaagagAATAGGATAAATTCTTAGAATTGGTTTTCTAGGATATTCTCTTAGACTGTATATGTGGTGTTGTGACACGTAGAAAAAAAATAGGATGGCTGGAATGGAGGAGTGCTTTGACATTCTATGCTATAGGAAGATACCTGCATAGTGAAGGACAAATTCTATAGAACAGTTGTGTGACCATCAATGTTACATAGGGTTATTCGGCCTTGTAGGCTCAATATGACTATAACATGAGAGTTGTATAAATGTGAATATTCAGATAGATGCGTGGTCATACACCATTGGACAAGAGTGTGAATGATCACTAACAACAAATTGCATAAGATTATTTGCTTATCTAAGTGGATCTTCAGATGCACTAATCCAAGATGATGAATTGTGGTAAACAGAGATTAGGTAGACCTAAAATTATATTTAAGGAAGCTGCATCCTGAAACCTGGAATACTTTGGAATCAATGTAGACTTCTAATAATATTAACATAATGAATAAAGGATTTATATATGTGACACAGTCTAGGTGGAATTACGGTCTAGTTATGTAGGAATTCTTTGTATTCTGATTAGAGACTTTTATGTTTGTCTGGGAATAAtatgaaatttagaaaaatatctatCTTACATAAGTACTAATTTGCCTGAAACAAATTATTTACTATTGGAATGAAATGGACCTGAATATAGTAAAAATACATTTAAACCGACTTGGCATTTGGcaaaaattgttttgattttccaaaaggagaagaaaagaatGGATAAAGAAGCATCATATAACGGACTTCGACTAATTTGGGATTGAAGCTTAGTTGGTTGGTTGCTTGCTTGATTTTAAGACACAAATGGAATGAAGAAGTTGCACTCAGTGTTAATTTATAACATTCTTTTCTTACGATCATTCAGGTTACTATATCCAtgatttattttaggattttgcAACTTAACAATACTATAGAATCCTTTGTATTTGCATGGCCAAAGGATTATGACACAATCTTCGTATTTGAGCTGCTCTAGAGTTCTTGATCCTCCTAGAAATAGAATGCTTTTTGTTCCTTTTGGGGGACTAATTTCTCTCTCTGTTCTCATCAGGGTTTTACTTATCCAGTTCGAagtcattttctggaaaatattttgGAAATGACTAGATACCGGTTAACTCCATATAATCAAATTGATAATTATGGTCAAGACAAGATGTGGAAAATGCAGAAACAGACTATTAGGAAGAGGAAGACCCAAATTGCTTCAGATGTTGAGGTATGGAATCTCTGTGCTGTTATATTGGGATCgatattatgtattttgtttgaaACTTGAGCTTTGAAACAGGAAGCGCTAGAAGCAGCTGATTTTGGGCAGTATAATCCTCTGACTCGGGATTCACTATCCTGTTGGAATCCTGATTCAATTGGCTTCAACCTCATTGAGCGTGTGCTTTGTCACATTTGTAGAAATGAAAGGCCTGGTGCTGTGTTGGTTTTTATGACTGGGTGGGATGACATTAATTCTGTGAAGGACCAGCTGCAGGCTCATCCACTTTTGGGGGATCCAAGCAGAGTTTTGCTGCTTTCATGCCATGGTTCCATGGCAAGTGCGGAGCAGGTACGCCAAGTTGGAAATGTTAATTTGTTGCTTGATTGTTAGGAAGTGTTAACTTTTATGATCTTTAGCTGTAGTTGTTTCTATTTTCGTTTAGCTTCTGTAGAAAATCAGTATTTTCGAACATCATATATGGCTTTATGAATCTGCTGGGCCCTTCCAGTATCTGTGAAAAGCTAATGCCAACTTCGTTGGATTTAAAGGTGAAGTATCTTTGTCCTAGTGAGGTAAGAAATATTGAGATTTTGTTTGTCAGACAAGAAACGTTGAGATTTTGTCGAGGAGCTTGTCTGTTTTATGTTGTTTTAGCTGTTGTCAAGGAGTTTTCTTTTATGAGTAGTTgatgttgtttttctttcttatctttgttataaattatttaatgaattctctttcttttgtttgagGGCTGTAGAATGAATTACTGTGTATCTAATGGTATCTCTGTTAAAATGTTTTCTGAGTTTCATCCTAATACAGAAAACATGTTTTGATgacaaaaatcattaattaacaaTTATCATGGAACTGAGGCGCAGATAGGTTCTTGCTTACCCTCCATTTTAAAGTTTCATGTGAAATAATCCTGAGAGCTGTAGGTATCGATTGAGTTTGAGTTTCATCCTGGCTCAGTCGGCAGCTTTTAAATTTATTGGAAATATTAATTTATGGTTAAGTAAATTCTTTTTGTAACTTAAATCTGTTAGCTATTCTTGTAATTTGCATTTTGTTCTACCCTCTTAACTTTTGATCTCTATTTGCGTGCAAACAGAAATTGATTTTTGATAAGCCAGAAGATGGAATCAGGAAAATTGTGTTAGCTACCAATATGGCTGAAACAAGTATCACCATAAATGACGTGGTTTTTGTGGTCGACTGTGGAAAGGCAAAAGAGACATCTTATGATGCAATCAACAATACTCCATGTTTGCTTCCTTCTTGGATTTCAAAAGCGTCTGCTCGACAAGTAAGATAGATATGATCTACTTTCTTCAACATTTACAATACTTAAAAAGCTTATGTAATTCGGGATATAGGTCCTCCACCCCAGCTTTTTAGTGCTTTTGAGCTATTCAGTTAGTGCTGTGGAATCGACATCATAAGTAATGCCCTTTTAACTTTCCAGAGAAAAGGAAGAGCTGGCCGTGTTCAACCTGGGGAGTGC encodes the following:
- the LOC107861912 gene encoding DExH-box ATP-dependent RNA helicase DExH3 — protein: MLKVRLKASQFLATMYSTSLQFNFRTNPFLIPQRRCLHPSIGFFCSAKAPSSTSVVLRRKRRGLSSSSSSSYPSPYFYQQNLGYGRFAYDECESDSESDRDTESSKQLGESTLHNIEEWRWKLSMLMRKKDNQEVVSREKKDRRDFEHISAVATRMGLHCRQYEKAVVCSKVPLPNYRPDLDVKRPQREVVLPYGLQSRVGDLLEAHLSKKSTNKENLAHNASLRGSNGNNSPNDKELYENEKPFARSVVAERILKRRSLEMRNKQEDWEESPEGQKMRELRRNLPAYKEREALLRAISENQVVVVSGETGCGKTTQLPQYILEAEIEAAHGATCNIICTQPRRISAMAVAERVAAERGENLGESVGYKVRLEGMRGRDTRLLFCTTGILLRRLLVDRKLEGVTHVIVDEIHERGMNEDFLLIVLKDLLPRRPELRLILMSATLNAELFSSYFGGAPMIHIPGFTYPVRSHFLENILEMTRYRLTPYNQIDNYGQDKMWKMQKQTIRKRKTQIASDVEEALEAADFGQYNPLTRDSLSCWNPDSIGFNLIERVLCHICRNERPGAVLVFMTGWDDINSVKDQLQAHPLLGDPSRVLLLSCHGSMASAEQKLIFDKPEDGIRKIVLATNMAETSITINDVVFVVDCGKAKETSYDAINNTPCLLPSWISKASARQRKGRAGRVQPGECYHLYPRCVYEAFADYQLPELLRTPLQSLCLQIKSLQLGSISDFLSKAMQSPEPLSVQNAIDYLKTIGALDEKENLTVLGHNLSMLPVEPKLGKMIILGVVFNCLDPVLTVVAGLSARDPFLMPFDKKDLAESAKAQFSARDFSDHLALVRAYDGWKDAERQQSGYEYCWKNFLSAQTLKAMDSLRKQFLYLLKDIGLVDSFQSCNAWSNDEHLVRAIVCGGLFPGICSVVNKEKSISLKTMEDGGVLLYSNSVNAQEPQIPYPWLVFNEKVKVNAVFLRDSTAISDSVVLLFGGSISGKALDGHLMMLGGYLEFFMSPSLANTYVSLKRELNELVHKKLLDRNFDVGSHGELLEAVRLLVSEDQCEGKFVFGRKPSPKKSAKELQKNVISTKGSGGANPKSHLQTLLARAGHQSPSYKITQLTNCKFRATVIFNGLNFVGQPSSSKKEAEKDAAAEALQWLTGETQSSSKAVEHMSALLKKSKSKKQLHSTKWR